DNA from Prevotella sp. oral taxon 299 str. F0039:
TAAATTGCATTATCTATCTAATCTATTTGTTCTGTGAGTAGTACACTACCTGATAAGCCTCCTTTTAAGATGCAAAAGCAATGTTATTACACAGAAAAAGCAATGCTTTTATAACTTAAAAGCATTGCTTTTCTATTCTTTTACCAATTCCTTTTGAAAAGTATTAAGCCTCAAAAAGTTATAAGCTCAATAAGAATTGCTTTGTAACTTCAAAAGATCCATTAGCCAAACGCTCCCAAAAATCGAAATATTGCGATGCGTCTGTGTCTTTTAAAGGAATGTCGCTGATGATTCGGAACGACACAAATGGAATGTTATAAGCATGGCATGTGTGGGCAATTGATGCGCTTTCCATATCCACTGCCTTTGCTTCGGGGAATTGATTCAAGATACTTTGCATCTTTTCTTTGCTGTCTACAAACCAATCGCCTGTAACAATTAGACCGCGATGCACTGGTGTTTCAGACTTCATTCCTATGGCTTTTTGATGTAAAGAGCTTGGAGTGTCGAAACGTTGTGGCTGACCTAGAACCTGACCTGGTGCACATTCGCTACCACAATATACATCATGATAACAGCAAGCAGTGCTCACAACCACTTCGGTTACATTTAAATTGACATCTGCTCCACCTGCAACTCCTGTAGAAATAATGAGTTCTGGGTTGTAAGCATGAATCATTTCAACTGTTCCTATTGCGCTATTTACCTTACCAATGCCGCATTGTTGCAATATTAATTGGTGCTGCCCGAGTTGTCCTAACACAAATGTTTTGTTACCATGTTGCTCTTCTTTGCAATCAGTTAACAACGTTTTAAGTTGCGCAAACTCTTTATCCATCGCAACAATAATACCTATTTTCATCTATTTTATATCGATTTAAAATAATTCTTTTAATTCTTCCTCGCTTAAAAAATCTTGTCGCACTAATGCTTTCAATAAGTTTTTCGAAAACAACTCGTTACCTTCTTTGGTGTATCTCACATCGGTAAATACCTGGGCAAGTGTTTCTTTATTATTGATCTCTACAAAATTCTTGTTCACTTCGAGGTCTTCTTTAGGACAATAATATTCGTCTATCGCCTCAGGAGTGTATTGTTGATAGGTTTCTTCGTGCAAAATACTCTTCAAAGGCAATCGATCCGACAGCTCAGGACATTCATCGGGCCAGCCAAGTGTTATGGTTGCAACGGGCATAACCAACGCAGGGAGTTTTAATACGTCGATAATTGGCTCGGGATTGTAAAGCGTTGTGCCCAAATAGCAACATCCTAAGCCTTGAGTTTCTGCCATATTGCAGAATGTTTGACAATAAAGCAAGGTGTCGGACACAGCATTGAGGAACGAAAGAAAATTGTTATATCCTGGATTTCCTTTGCGATGATGCGCCCATTGCGTTGTTCTATTGAAATCGGCACAAAATGTTAGCACTACAGGAGCTTGTGTAATCATTGGTTGATTGAAGTGAGCTGGAGCCAAACGAGCCTTATTTTCAGTATTAGTTGTTGCCACTACGCTATACAACTGCAGGTTTCCCATTGTTTGAGTGCATTCTGAAATACTTAAAAGATAGTTCAAAAGATCGCTCGGAACCTCTTTGTTTTGATATTTCCGAATAGTTTTTCTATTATTTAAACTTGTCATTTTTCATTGTCTTAATCTTCTACAAAGGTAGCGATAATTATCAAAACAACACTAAAAGCATTGAAATTAAAGTATTAGAGAATGGCTAAGACGAACAAAGAATAGCCTAAAACAGAATGAATTGTAAAAAAAATATAGTAGATTTGCATGATAAAACAAGATACGAACAATGATTTGTTCAACAGAAAGCGTTTATGGCACAATATATTTCACATATAAAAGGACTTACAGAGCGTTTAATGAACATTGAGAAGAGTTATTCTCAAGGCATCGAAAGAAGTGCATTTGAAGAACTACTCGATGGAGATAACGCCTTGATATTAAGTAGCGAGCTAACCAAAGTATTATCGGGTGAGTTACAATATCAACCTCATAACAACGCTTCTGCCCAACTCGTTACCATCAAAGCATCGATCAGAATAAGCGAATGTATCGCAATAGATGATGATGGAATGGCTGGAATTGACACGAATAGACTGAAAGAAAAGACCTTAAAAGTGCTTCATCTACTCGACAATATGATAGATTGCGTTATTGAGGAAATACAATTGCACCTTGACAACGACAACTTATCGCAAGACGAACGCTCTTTTTTTGAGATACGTCTGCTTAATGTAAAAACTTATAGAGGCGTAGCTTTGAATCTTCAAGATTATAATGAGGTGGTGAGAACGCTTTATCATGGAAATAATATTGAGGAACTTAAAGAGACAACTCTCAACATATTAAAAGCTTTTGCAGGATCATTGTATGTTAATAACTTGCAAATGGCTCAAGAAAGAGGCTGCTCGAAACTGCTCGAAACTAACATTGAACGTCAATGTATCATCTTAAAAGATTTGGAATTGAGCAACGACTGCAGTGCCACAACGCAAGAATTGTTCAACTTGCGCAATGCAAGTATTATGTCTATAACACCTTGCTTATCGGCAAGTGGAGCTCAATTGAGAGAAGAACTTGCCATTGCAGATGTCATCACTCAATGGAATGATTCGCCAAGTTGCTTGAACATCATTCTAAAAAAAGCATATTTCGGAGAGCAACATAATAGCTACGAGAAAATTCTTCAGCGTCTTTCGGCAAACGGAACGACTGTTCTTTTTGACAAAGACAAGAGTAAAGACACACAAAATGGAAAGGATTTGAGTGGCGATTTGCCCACAATCTTCATGGCACAAGTGATACCTAATCGCCCCAAAGAATTAGAATGCGATGTGGTTCGTTTTCAAAATAACAAAGAAAAATGGGTGGCTTTCGTTGGATTATTAAACGGATACCCTTACGAAATTTTCACAGGCTTACAAGATGATGATGAAGGAATAGTGCTACCAAAAAGCGTTTTGAAAGGCAAAATCATAAAACATTCGTTTACAAATGCCCCCAGTCGCTACGATTTTCAGTTTGAAAACAAGCGTGGCTACAAAACTACTGTAGAAGGATTGAGCGAGAAATTCAACCCAGAATACTGGAATTATGCAAAGCTTATATCTGGTGTTTTGCGCTATAGAATGCCTATTGAACACGTAATTAAATTGGTTGGATCGCTTCAACTCAAAGACGAAAGTATCAATACGTGGACTAATGGTGTTGAAAGAGCACTTAAGAAATATATTTCTAATGGTGCTGTTGAACCCGAACAAACATGTAGCGAATGTGGAGAACGCAACTTTATATATGAGGATAACCACCTTGTTTGCAAGCAATGTGGTGCTATTCAAAACACAGAAGAACAATAATTTTATTCATTATCATCATTTATAATGCAGCTCCAACAAAGTTTCATTCACTTAAAAGACATTCACCTAAAAGGATATCATGGTGTTCTTCCACAAGAAAAGATAGTGGGAAACGATTATATCATCAATATTTCAATTGCAATCGACTTATCGAAAGCCATCGAAAGCGATAATTTAAACGACACAATTAGCTATGCAGAGGTGTTCGATATCGTTCAAAACACGATGCAAATAAAATGCGATTTAATTGAGAAAGTGGCAGGAAATATTGCCAAAGAGTTGTTCAAAGCATTTGAAAATATCAACGAATTGAAAATTTCTATCACCAAACAAAATCCTCCAATGGGTGCAGATTGCAGTGGAGCAAGTGTAGAATTGCACTTAATAAATGATAAAATGCAAGAGGAAAGCATCTAAATTATAGGGTTTTTCGTTAATTTTGTAGAATAAAGAAGATAGACATGCTGAAGAAAAGATTTTTCTTTTTCATTATAACATCATTATTTGCGGTTTCTATGATGGCTGCAAATAAGGCTTTTACCCTTGTTATTGACCCTGGACATGGGGGCAAAGACACAGGTGCATCTGGTGCTTTTTCAAAAGAAAAAGACATTAACTTAACCGTAGCTCTTGCCTTTGGGCAATATGTTGAGCGCAATTGTCCTGACGTTAAGGTTATCTATACTCGTAAAACCGATGTGTTCATACCTCTTATGGAACGTGCCAATATAGCCAATAAAAATAAGGCAGACTTGTTTATATCGGTACATACAAATGCTCTTCCGCCTGGAAGAATTGCACGAGGGTTTGAAACTTACACTCTTGGAATGCACAGAGCATCGGACAATTTGGATGTGGCAAAGAGAGAAAACTCGGTTATTTTGGTAGAAAAAGACTACAAACACACTTACCAAGGCTTTGATCCTCGCTCGGCAGAGAGCTATATTATGTTCGAATTGATACAAGGACAAAATATGAGTAAGAGTGTTGAACTGGCTAAATTCATTCAACGCAATGTGTGTTCTATCGCCAACAGAATGGATAAAGGTGTGCATCAAGCTGGCTTTCTTGTGCTAAGAGAGACTTCAATGCCTAGTTGCTTGGTTGAATTAGGATTTATCACGACCCCTGATGAGGAACAATCGCTCAACAATCCGACTACAATCGACAACCTCGCAAATGGCTTATACAAAGCTTTTTTAGCTTATAAAAATAAGTATAGCAAGCAGATCGTGGTGCCATATAAAAAGGATAAGGCTGAAGAAATACCCCTACCCAACGCTTTCCCACAAGAATATACTCCAATGAAGAGTAATGAAAGCTATATGGCAACAGCAACAATTCCTACGAATACGCCCACACCAGAAAAGGTTTTATCAGACTCTTCCAAAGTAAAGGCAGACGTTTCCACCGAAACGCAACCTGTTTTTAAGGTTCAATTGATGGTTAGCAATAAGCCACTTCGCACACAAGATGAACATCTTAAAGAGTTTTCAGGATACGAAATGTATAAGGAAAATAACTTATATAAATACACTTATGGAGCGTCTAACAATTATAATGAAATTTATAAATTACGTAAAAGTTTATCAAATAAATTCCCGCAAGCTTTCATTATAGCCTTTAAAAATAATAAAAGAATGAACATTAATGACGCTATAGCAGAATTTAATAATAACAATAAATAAAGGAATAACAAAAGAATGAACTTAATAACAAAAGAGATAAAGATTGCCTTAGTTGCAATAG
Protein-coding regions in this window:
- a CDS encoding 5'-methylthioadenosine/adenosylhomocysteine nucleosidase → MKIGIIVAMDKEFAQLKTLLTDCKEEQHGNKTFVLGQLGQHQLILQQCGIGKVNSAIGTVEMIHAYNPELIISTGVAGGADVNLNVTEVVVSTACCYHDVYCGSECAPGQVLGQPQRFDTPSSLHQKAIGMKSETPVHRGLIVTGDWFVDSKEKMQSILNQFPEAKAVDMESASIAHTCHAYNIPFVSFRIISDIPLKDTDASQYFDFWERLANGSFEVTKQFLLSL
- the folB gene encoding dihydroneopterin aldolase; this encodes MQLQQSFIHLKDIHLKGYHGVLPQEKIVGNDYIINISIAIDLSKAIESDNLNDTISYAEVFDIVQNTMQIKCDLIEKVAGNIAKELFKAFENINELKISITKQNPPMGADCSGASVELHLINDKMQEESI
- a CDS encoding N-acetylmuramoyl-L-alanine amidase; translated protein: MLKKRFFFFIITSLFAVSMMAANKAFTLVIDPGHGGKDTGASGAFSKEKDINLTVALAFGQYVERNCPDVKVIYTRKTDVFIPLMERANIANKNKADLFISVHTNALPPGRIARGFETYTLGMHRASDNLDVAKRENSVILVEKDYKHTYQGFDPRSAESYIMFELIQGQNMSKSVELAKFIQRNVCSIANRMDKGVHQAGFLVLRETSMPSCLVELGFITTPDEEQSLNNPTTIDNLANGLYKAFLAYKNKYSKQIVVPYKKDKAEEIPLPNAFPQEYTPMKSNESYMATATIPTNTPTPEKVLSDSSKVKADVSTETQPVFKVQLMVSNKPLRTQDEHLKEFSGYEMYKENNLYKYTYGASNNYNEIYKLRKSLSNKFPQAFIIAFKNNKRMNINDAIAEFNNNNK
- a CDS encoding nitroreductase family protein, which translates into the protein MTSLNNRKTIRKYQNKEVPSDLLNYLLSISECTQTMGNLQLYSVVATTNTENKARLAPAHFNQPMITQAPVVLTFCADFNRTTQWAHHRKGNPGYNNFLSFLNAVSDTLLYCQTFCNMAETQGLGCCYLGTTLYNPEPIIDVLKLPALVMPVATITLGWPDECPELSDRLPLKSILHEETYQQYTPEAIDEYYCPKEDLEVNKNFVEINNKETLAQVFTDVRYTKEGNELFSKNLLKALVRQDFLSEEELKELF